A window of Desulfatibacillum aliphaticivorans DSM 15576 contains these coding sequences:
- the dctP gene encoding TRAP transporter substrate-binding protein DctP — translation MHFVKTAVLTALVAGLSFLTPFNYACAGDSPTPPKRYKLATIAPKGVGWAVHYENLVLPAVRELAGDDFDVKVFWGGAMGDDEEILNKMRKGFLQGAGLSGQGATQACPAMSVVELPFLFENYDEVDYVKEKMTPMFEELFRQNGFYLFAWCDQDFDIIISKGVSFTRLEDFKDVRFMTWYGPLEEKLLTNLGADLVPLDIPEIAPAAQAGKYEAAIGPAAFVLGAQMHNVVRNINPCKIRYSPSVDLLTNAAWDAVPQATKESYFKQREALMKKFNAKVREDNERSLQALYTYGMKKDEFSPSELRRIKAATRHIGADLAGKLYSQALLDELLQHLEDYRAANAE, via the coding sequence ATGCATTTTGTGAAAACCGCCGTGCTCACGGCCCTAGTGGCGGGCCTGTCTTTTCTCACTCCTTTCAATTACGCCTGTGCAGGCGATTCCCCAACGCCCCCAAAGCGCTACAAACTGGCCACCATCGCGCCCAAGGGCGTGGGATGGGCGGTGCATTACGAAAACCTGGTCCTGCCGGCTGTGCGGGAGCTGGCCGGAGACGACTTTGACGTCAAGGTCTTTTGGGGAGGGGCCATGGGAGATGACGAGGAAATCCTCAATAAAATGCGTAAAGGGTTTCTCCAGGGCGCGGGGCTGAGCGGCCAGGGGGCCACCCAGGCCTGCCCGGCCATGAGCGTGGTGGAGCTTCCCTTTTTGTTCGAAAACTATGATGAGGTGGACTACGTTAAAGAAAAAATGACCCCGATGTTTGAAGAATTGTTCCGCCAAAACGGGTTCTATCTTTTTGCCTGGTGCGACCAGGATTTTGATATCATCATCTCCAAAGGCGTTTCGTTCACCCGCCTGGAGGACTTTAAAGACGTCCGTTTTATGACCTGGTACGGCCCCTTGGAAGAAAAACTGCTCACCAATCTGGGAGCGGACCTGGTCCCCCTGGACATCCCGGAGATCGCCCCGGCCGCCCAGGCCGGAAAATACGAAGCCGCCATCGGACCGGCCGCCTTTGTGCTTGGCGCCCAGATGCATAATGTGGTGCGCAATATCAATCCCTGCAAAATCCGCTATTCCCCTTCCGTGGATCTGCTGACCAACGCGGCGTGGGACGCTGTCCCCCAGGCCACCAAGGAAAGCTATTTTAAACAAAGGGAGGCCCTGATGAAAAAATTCAACGCCAAGGTCAGAGAGGACAACGAAAGGTCATTGCAAGCCTTGTACACCTACGGCATGAAAAAGGATGAATTTTCGCCTTCGGAGTTAAGGCGCATCAAGGCCGCAACAAGGCATATCGGGGCTGACCTGGCGGGCAAGCTGTACTCCCAGGCCCTTTTGGACGAGTTGCTGCAGCATCTTGAGGACTACCGGGCGGCGAACGCCGAATAA
- a CDS encoding flavodoxin family protein, with protein sequence MTAHPQAKILLVGGSPRPNGNTDALLQSAAQGAEARGVPCTIVHLRDYQFSPCVGCEKCRKDKACTKLMDGMQLLYPLIEECRGIILASPTHHYNITAWMKAFIDRLYCYYDFTNDRPRGWSSRLAGQGRCAAVMAVCEQEDIRDMGFTLEAMEMPLQALLGCGMTARVSALLHFSKGAVKKDQQAMDAAFEAGKAVARQAASG encoded by the coding sequence ATGACTGCTCATCCCCAAGCCAAAATCCTGTTAGTGGGCGGAAGCCCCCGCCCCAACGGAAACACGGACGCCCTGCTGCAGTCCGCGGCCCAGGGCGCGGAGGCCCGTGGCGTTCCCTGCACAATCGTCCATCTGCGGGATTACCAGTTCTCGCCATGCGTGGGGTGCGAGAAATGCCGCAAGGACAAGGCGTGCACCAAACTCATGGACGGCATGCAGCTTTTGTATCCCCTCATAGAGGAATGCCGGGGGATCATTCTGGCCTCGCCCACCCATCATTACAACATCACCGCCTGGATGAAGGCCTTTATCGATCGTTTATACTGCTATTACGACTTCACCAACGACAGGCCCAGGGGCTGGTCCAGCCGCCTGGCCGGCCAGGGCCGTTGCGCCGCGGTAATGGCCGTGTGCGAGCAGGAAGATATTCGGGATATGGGCTTTACCTTGGAGGCCATGGAAATGCCGTTGCAAGCGCTTCTGGGGTGCGGGATGACGGCCCGGGTGAGCGCCTTGCTGCATTTCAGCAAGGGAGCGGTGAAAAAGGATCAACAAGCCATGGACGCGGCGTTTGAGGCGGGCAAGGCGGTCGCCAGGCAGGCTGCGTCAGGCTGA
- a CDS encoding histidine phosphatase family protein — protein MSVIYLIRHGQASFGEDNYDKLSDLGVRQSQIVAQRLAEHGVKFDSVITGTLQRQIHTAQALYDAYEKKGLELPERKTMPEFNEYPSDEVLMGYLPRLEAKEPSLAEHFDKIYTDRRSFQLVFEKAMQTWASGQDDVPGITPWLEFTATVNKGLDAIMASHGSGTNVAVFSSGGPISVALQRTMHLSHERTMEVSWQVMNASITRLKFSGNRINLYAFNQFGHLEAVKDKTVLTYR, from the coding sequence ATGAGCGTTATTTATTTAATCCGGCATGGCCAGGCTTCATTCGGGGAAGACAATTACGACAAACTGTCCGATCTGGGCGTGCGCCAATCCCAAATTGTGGCGCAGCGGCTGGCCGAGCACGGCGTGAAATTCGACTCCGTCATTACCGGGACCCTCCAACGGCAAATCCATACGGCCCAGGCCTTGTACGACGCTTACGAGAAAAAGGGGCTGGAACTGCCTGAACGCAAAACCATGCCCGAGTTCAACGAATACCCTTCGGACGAAGTGCTGATGGGCTATCTGCCCAGGCTGGAAGCCAAGGAGCCCTCCCTGGCCGAGCATTTCGATAAGATATACACGGACCGGCGCTCCTTTCAGTTGGTTTTTGAAAAAGCCATGCAAACCTGGGCTTCGGGCCAGGATGACGTTCCGGGCATCACCCCCTGGCTGGAATTCACAGCCACGGTGAACAAGGGCCTGGACGCCATCATGGCGAGCCACGGCTCCGGAACCAACGTGGCGGTTTTTTCCTCGGGCGGCCCCATATCCGTCGCCTTGCAGCGCACCATGCACCTTTCCCACGAAAGGACCATGGAGGTTTCGTGGCAGGTCATGAACGCGTCCATCACCCGTTTGAAGTTCAGCGGAAACCGGATCAACCTGTACGCCTTCAACCAGTTCGGCCATTTGGAAGCGGTGAAGGATAAAACGGTGCTTACCTACCGGTAA
- a CDS encoding type I restriction enzyme HsdR N-terminal domain-containing protein, giving the protein MADEHHYVFGETEDFLTGEVLTDTHDERYRQKIARILVEEKGYAKEDVRPRLDLMAQAGENRRQLMVDFAVSVDGKTAMIIRYAPGSLITRHRPCIAAARLLEPYQVPFVVVTNGEDAQVLDVKTGKVISEGLDSIPDKAALEELARDAAFDPIDDKRREMESRIIYTYEAVGACNCDIC; this is encoded by the coding sequence ATGGCTGACGAACATCATTACGTATTTGGAGAAACCGAGGATTTTTTGACCGGCGAGGTGTTGACCGACACCCACGACGAACGCTACCGGCAAAAAATCGCCCGCATCCTGGTGGAGGAAAAAGGTTACGCCAAGGAGGACGTCCGTCCTCGCCTGGACCTCATGGCCCAGGCCGGAGAAAACCGCCGCCAATTGATGGTGGATTTCGCCGTCAGCGTCGATGGCAAGACGGCCATGATCATCCGGTACGCCCCGGGATCCTTGATCACCCGCCACAGGCCCTGCATAGCCGCCGCCCGCCTTTTGGAGCCGTATCAGGTGCCCTTTGTCGTTGTGACAAACGGGGAGGACGCCCAGGTGTTGGATGTGAAGACCGGCAAGGTCATCTCCGAAGGCCTGGACTCCATCCCGGATAAAGCCGCCCTGGAGGAGCTTGCCAGGGACGCCGCCTTCGACCCCATCGACGACAAACGCCGGGAAATGGAATCCCGTATTATTTACACCTACGAAGCGGTGGGTGCATGCAATTGCGACATCTGCTAA
- a CDS encoding methyltransferase domain-containing protein, producing MTENLYVHGYSEREKERLEDQANTLTELLHHDTVYPPGSRVLEAGCGVGAQTVTLAAKSPDAQITSIDISAESLAAAQARIIQAGFTNVAFQQANIFDLPFETESFDHLFLCFVLEHLPNPDEALDALQKMIKPGGTITVIEGDHGSTYFHPQNSYAAQCVQCLVYLQAQMGGDSQIGRRLFPLLKEAGFQDVQVSPRMVYVDSSKPDLVEGFTKNTFTAMVEGVREKALEQGLMDPRAWEQGIRGLYRAAEEDGVFCYTFFKGMGVKE from the coding sequence ATGACTGAAAACTTGTACGTACACGGCTATTCGGAACGCGAAAAGGAGCGCCTGGAAGATCAGGCCAACACCCTGACCGAGCTTTTGCACCACGACACGGTTTATCCGCCGGGAAGCCGGGTTTTGGAAGCGGGCTGCGGCGTGGGCGCCCAGACCGTAACTCTGGCGGCGAAAAGCCCGGATGCCCAAATCACGTCCATAGACATCTCCGCGGAATCCCTGGCGGCGGCCCAGGCGAGAATTATTCAGGCCGGATTCACCAACGTGGCGTTTCAGCAAGCCAATATTTTCGACCTGCCTTTTGAAACGGAATCCTTTGACCACCTTTTTCTCTGCTTTGTGTTGGAGCATTTGCCCAATCCGGACGAAGCCCTGGACGCCCTGCAAAAAATGATCAAGCCCGGCGGAACCATTACGGTGATTGAAGGGGACCACGGCTCCACGTACTTTCATCCCCAGAATTCCTACGCAGCCCAATGCGTCCAATGCCTGGTTTATCTTCAAGCGCAAATGGGAGGAGACTCCCAGATCGGAAGGCGGTTGTTTCCGCTTTTAAAGGAAGCAGGATTCCAGGACGTACAGGTCTCGCCCCGCATGGTTTATGTGGATAGTTCCAAGCCGGACCTGGTGGAAGGATTCACAAAAAACACCTTTACGGCCATGGTGGAAGGCGTCAGGGAAAAGGCTTTGGAGCAAGGCTTGATGGATCCCAGGGCGTGGGAGCAAGGCATCCGGGGCCTGTACCGCGCCGCCGAAGAAGACGGCGTGTTTTGCTACACCTTTTTCAAGGGCATGGGGGTGAAGGAGTAG
- a CDS encoding DUF4197 domain-containing protein yields MRKSIVYVLAVLACIIFAAGVMSPAMAGWADAIKGVVKSATEDSSEDSTEKTSTASDSGLSETEMNSGIKEALHQAVTTAIASLGQENGFLSNDLVKIPVPDKLAQAESILRKLGQDELVDNFVESMNRAAEKAVPKTTEILGGAVTSMTLTEAAEILQGEDDAATQYFETKTRDQLFAEIEPVVQEATDSARVTSYYKAMMDKATASMPLLQSYSPDLDQYVTEKALDGLFVIMAQEEKKIRENPAARTTELLEKVWGYFGN; encoded by the coding sequence ATGAGGAAATCAATTGTATACGTATTGGCAGTGCTGGCATGCATCATTTTTGCGGCGGGCGTCATGTCCCCGGCCATGGCCGGCTGGGCCGACGCGATAAAAGGCGTCGTGAAATCCGCGACCGAGGATTCTTCGGAAGATAGCACGGAAAAGACATCCACAGCCTCCGATTCCGGCTTGTCGGAAACGGAAATGAATTCCGGCATCAAGGAAGCCCTGCACCAGGCCGTCACCACGGCCATCGCCAGTCTGGGACAGGAAAACGGCTTTTTGAGCAATGACCTGGTTAAGATTCCCGTGCCGGACAAACTGGCGCAGGCCGAATCGATCCTGCGGAAGTTGGGGCAGGACGAACTGGTGGACAACTTTGTGGAGAGCATGAACCGGGCCGCCGAAAAGGCCGTGCCCAAAACCACGGAAATCCTGGGAGGCGCGGTGACCTCCATGACCCTGACCGAAGCGGCTGAAATCCTCCAGGGCGAGGACGACGCAGCCACCCAGTACTTTGAAACCAAAACCCGGGATCAGCTTTTTGCGGAAATCGAGCCGGTAGTGCAGGAAGCCACAGACTCCGCCAGGGTTACCAGCTACTATAAGGCCATGATGGATAAGGCTACGGCGTCCATGCCTCTGCTCCAATCCTACTCCCCGGACCTGGATCAATACGTGACAGAAAAGGCCCTGGACGGCCTGTTTGTGATCATGGCTCAGGAGGAAAAGAAAATCCGCGAAAATCCGGCGGCCAGAACCACCGAGCTTTTGGAAAAAGTCTGGGGCTACTTCGGCAATTGA
- a CDS encoding methyl-accepting chemotaxis protein → MGLASAAVLITCLVMMGLLAWQGKQMQAKMKGQMDGMARQQVANIVQGLYRMAINQDEAIRRSMESNLRIAQKMVQDMGGINMGRATVDWEITNQFTKEKSTITLPTMLAGDLWLGKNTKFTAPSPLVDDITDLTHVTCTIFQRIPETGDMLRVSTTVKKLDGQRAIGTYIPNMHNGEPNKVIETVMQGETFFGRAFVVNAWYLTAYQPITSDAGEIVGILYVGAPEDEMLESIKGAIASTSVGKTGYSWVLAGTGKEAGLYVVSKDRKSDGKNILGVKDSDGNYFVKKVIDKSLKANPGEINFESVPWKNPGEEKTRVKIQAFTYYPPWDWVIGAGAYEEDFMEAQQEVDNTIKRLLTILGGASLGIILLALLASFLLAKGISNPVQEIVKGLNEGLGFVACASDQVASSSQSLANGATEQAASVETTSAALVEMSSMTKQNAQNAGQADGLMKEMESVFTEANQAMEGLTRSMAEITSASDETFKIVKTIDEIAFQTNLLALNAAVEAARAGEAGAGFAVVANEVRNLASRAAEAARNTALLIEGTVRKIEQGSGLVTETNDSFGLVAGRASKVAQLVSEIAEASHEQADGIEQINHAIAEMEKVTQQNTGSAEESASASEELKSQSQRMQQLVAKLLTMITGENSAQAAVGKRAANASGGGGRIRLPKTDGKQITYSGD, encoded by the coding sequence ATGGGCCTTGCTTCCGCAGCAGTATTAATCACCTGCCTGGTTATGATGGGGCTGCTTGCCTGGCAGGGCAAGCAAATGCAGGCAAAGATGAAAGGCCAGATGGACGGCATGGCCCGGCAGCAAGTGGCGAACATCGTCCAGGGCTTGTACCGCATGGCTATTAATCAGGATGAAGCGATTCGCCGCTCCATGGAGTCCAATCTTCGCATCGCTCAAAAAATGGTGCAGGACATGGGCGGCATCAATATGGGCAGGGCCACGGTGGATTGGGAAATCACAAACCAGTTCACCAAAGAAAAGTCCACGATCACCCTTCCCACCATGCTGGCCGGCGATCTGTGGCTTGGGAAGAACACAAAATTTACGGCGCCCTCACCCTTGGTGGATGATATCACCGATCTGACTCACGTGACCTGCACAATCTTCCAACGCATCCCCGAGACCGGGGATATGCTGCGGGTAAGCACCACCGTAAAAAAGCTGGACGGCCAAAGGGCCATTGGGACCTACATCCCCAATATGCATAACGGCGAACCCAATAAAGTGATTGAAACGGTCATGCAGGGGGAAACGTTTTTCGGCAGGGCCTTTGTCGTCAACGCCTGGTATCTTACCGCCTACCAGCCGATCACTTCGGACGCCGGAGAAATTGTGGGCATATTATATGTCGGCGCGCCCGAGGATGAAATGCTGGAGTCCATCAAGGGCGCCATTGCTTCCACGTCCGTGGGTAAAACCGGCTATTCCTGGGTCCTGGCGGGGACCGGCAAGGAAGCAGGCTTGTACGTGGTGTCCAAGGATAGGAAATCCGACGGAAAGAACATCCTTGGAGTGAAAGATTCCGATGGAAACTATTTCGTCAAAAAAGTCATTGATAAAAGCCTCAAAGCCAACCCCGGAGAAATCAACTTTGAATCCGTTCCCTGGAAAAATCCCGGCGAGGAAAAAACCAGGGTTAAAATCCAGGCATTCACCTACTATCCGCCGTGGGACTGGGTTATTGGAGCGGGCGCCTATGAAGAGGATTTCATGGAAGCCCAGCAGGAAGTGGACAACACCATCAAAAGGCTTTTAACCATCCTGGGAGGGGCCAGCCTGGGAATCATCCTCCTGGCTTTGCTGGCCAGTTTCCTGCTGGCCAAGGGCATCAGCAATCCCGTGCAGGAAATCGTCAAAGGCCTGAACGAAGGCCTGGGCTTTGTGGCCTGCGCCTCCGATCAGGTCGCGTCGTCCAGCCAAAGCCTGGCCAACGGCGCCACCGAGCAGGCGGCCTCCGTGGAGACCACATCCGCCGCCCTGGTTGAAATGTCGTCCATGACCAAGCAAAACGCCCAGAACGCCGGCCAGGCCGACGGACTCATGAAAGAGATGGAAAGCGTGTTCACGGAAGCCAATCAGGCCATGGAGGGGCTCACACGGTCCATGGCGGAAATCACCAGCGCCAGCGACGAGACCTTCAAGATCGTCAAGACAATCGACGAAATTGCATTCCAGACCAACCTGCTGGCCCTTAACGCCGCCGTAGAGGCTGCCAGGGCCGGAGAGGCCGGTGCAGGATTCGCAGTGGTGGCCAACGAAGTGCGCAACCTGGCCTCCCGAGCTGCGGAAGCCGCCAGAAACACCGCTCTGCTTATTGAGGGCACTGTGAGAAAAATCGAACAGGGAAGCGGCCTTGTCACGGAAACCAACGACTCCTTCGGCCTGGTGGCGGGAAGGGCTTCCAAAGTAGCCCAACTGGTGTCTGAAATTGCAGAAGCCTCCCACGAACAGGCCGACGGCATCGAGCAGATCAACCACGCCATCGCGGAAATGGAAAAGGTCACCCAGCAAAACACGGGAAGCGCCGAGGAGTCCGCCTCCGCCTCCGAGGAACTGAAGTCCCAATCCCAGCGCATGCAGCAACTGGTGGCCAAGCTGTTGACCATGATCACTGGAGAAAATTCCGCCCAGGCGGCCGTTGGAAAGCGCGCAGCCAACGCTTCCGGCGGCGGCGGGCGAATAAGGCTGCCCAAAACAGACGGCAAGCAGATCACCTATTCAGGGGATTAG